Proteins from one Naumovozyma castellii chromosome 3, complete genome genomic window:
- the NCAS0C02720 gene encoding uncharacterized protein (ancestral locus Anc_8.418), which translates to MHILPLPPSSELSLNLNLKLAQLIKKPYPENEDEETPAVSTTISSSSGSSSSCRNMTMTVSSTSSHASTPDLFNIDANPVEASMITETISAIQTDPIVPVASNDDQNVRLRKTSTVIERRPTLKMVRKTTTQDSIRTIRTNIPFKASRHSQIVPIDEDIVTSDEILPRMVNCRHKGSNKFIVLPNAVEDNNTDGTKTRIIDSSNNIGNPKIGRTISRGHENFQIVYNMLTGIQSAILHSENDLSDLTPQDFKTNKKFVFQSSESDTTPKYSFKFKDYSPKVFKKLRSSFKLNDKDYLQSLTSKYVLNEINSPGKSGSFFYYSRDYKYIIKTIHHSEHLHLRKTLREYFQHIVSNPNTLICQFYGLYRIKFHKDDQTFNLGNNKQIYFLVMNNLFPPNLQMNITFDLKGSTWGRLTSQSMSPKPTNSTPTTSLVMKDLNWLNENEKINFGSRENEVFLKQLKKDVDLLKRLNTMDYSLLVGIHYLDDSESIQDNNTTNNADERLTLGLSTSLISGREKPKKRFVICYVGIIDCLTDYSMVKKLETIWRCMNHDFHSISAVPPKYYGKRFYKFIEKSIVEN; encoded by the coding sequence ATGCATATATTACCATTACCGCCTTCTAGTGAACTAAGCTTAAACTTAAACCTAAAATTGGCACAACTAATCAAGAAACCATACcctgaaaatgaagatgaagaaactCCAGCTGTTTCCACAACgatatcatcatcttctggatcttcatcctcttgTCGAAATATGACAATGACAGTAtcatcaacttcttctCATGCATCCACCCCTGATTTGTTTAATATAGATGCAAACCCCGTGGAAGCATCAATGATTACTGAGACGATTTCAGCTATACAGACTGATCCAATAGTTCCCGTCGCTTCTAATGATGACCAAAATGTAAGACTTCGAAAGACGAGTACTGTTATAGAAAGAAGACCAACTTTAAAAATGGTAAggaaaacaacaacacaGGACTCTATAAGAACCATACgaacaaatattccattcaAAGCCTCGAGACATTCCCAAATCGTACCCAtagatgaagatattgTCACATCAGATGAAATTCTACCTCGTATGGTCAATTGCAGACATAAGGGGAGTAATAAATTCATAGTTCTGCCCAATGCTgttgaagataataatacgGATGGTACAAAGACGAGGATCATTGATTCAAGTAATAATATAGGGAACCCCAAGATTGGTAGAACGATATCTAGAGGTCatgaaaattttcaaattgtttaTAATATGCTTACTGGGATCCAATCTGCCATTTTACATTCTGAGAATGATTTATCTGATTTAACACCACAAGATttcaaaacaaataaaaaatttgttttcCAATCGTCAGAATCAGACACAACACCAAAATATTCgtttaaattcaaagattattcaccaaaagttttcaaaaaattaagatctagtttcaaattgaacGATAAAGATTATTTACAATCATTGACCTCCAAATACGTCctaaatgaaataaattcACCGGGGAAAAGCGgttcatttttttattattccaGAGATTAcaaatatatcattaagacaattcatcattcaGAACATCTTCATTTAAGGAAAACTTTAAGGGAATATTTCCAACATATCGTTTCCAACCCGAACACTTTAATTTGTCAATTTTATGGACTATACAGGATCAAATTCCATAAGGATGATCAAACATTTAATTTGggtaataataaacaaatttatttcttggtaatgaataatttattccCACCAAATTTACAAATGAATATTACTTTCGATTTAAAGGGATCCACTTGGGGTCGTTTAACGTCCCAATCCATGTCTCCCAAACCAACTAATTCAACACCAACGACATCGCTTGTCATGAAGGATTTAAACTGGttgaatgaaaatgaaaagattaatttTGGTTCCAGAGAAAATGAAGTTTTTTTAAAGCAGTTGAAAAAAGATGtagatttattgaaaagactAAACACGATGGATTATTCGTTACTTGTTGGTATTCATTACCTAGATGATAGTGAATCAATCCAAGATAATAACACTACTAATAATGCTGATGAGCGCTTAACGTTAGGGTTGAGTACGTCATTGATATCCGGAAGAGAAAAACCCAAGAAACGGTTCGTTATATGTTATGTGGGGATTATTGATTGTTTAACAGACTATTCCATggtaaagaaattggaaacaatttGGAGATGTATGAATCATGATTTCCATTCGATAAGTGCTGTACCACCAAAATATTATGGTAAGAGGTTTTACAAATTTATTGAGAAGTCAATTGTGGAGaattaa
- the ECM22 gene encoding Ecm22p (ancestral locus Anc_8.423), with protein sequence MNSTLTTMMTPHPNDHHISKPSRKKKDRVVELVEVDGKKVSKTSTGKRKFHNKSKNGCDNCKRRRVKCDELKPTCQKCINMNLECVYSMPKPRKAKGSSTSVRYVTHKQMTSEDDEQGQDGEESMHSSSTRNNSLSDSNGLNPNNNNNNVSISEIQQQTIARLQQQQQMQQQQLQQQLEQLQQLKQLQQQNVMNSTTTTPFPISPVRQSEPSPINTGSNGIDGLLLPPLIAGTSNKQQSPPSLLKNLSNSGFDLTNSPGMLSFSGSNMSIGLANLINPNKMASFSQFNPASLNNGALSQLSKLGLNIGSMLPPNIDISSLVSNITSGSGFDLNALLGTKVNPNSTRAVKASTAEEALANMQEHQEQITNQDNTNTNVPNTTPLLNNNPTMLPSMTPTVRATSLTVESNDNNDPSLSQSASDSPSSTTASSSLSASSPSSSHGRSSSSTNVGDSTDSKPLIPKLLQLSPKVNLNLVELKLFHHYCTKVWPTIISAGISGPDVWGTYIPELAFDYPFLMHSLLAFSATHLSRTESGLDNYVSSHRLDALKLLREAVLNISDENTDALVASALILIMDSLANSSSSSPTNVNTMSPSAWIFHVKGAVTILTAVWPLPAKSKFVDLISVDLSDLGDVFNREDGTISELVCFDETISDLYPVEIDSPYLITLAYLDKLHREKNQLDFILRVFAFPALLDKTFLALLMTGDLGAMRIMRSYYKLLRGFTTEVKDKVWFLEGVSQALPSDVDSYSGGGQHMMLDFLGGGLPSMTMTNLSELL encoded by the coding sequence ATGAACTCTACGCTCACAACAATGATGACCCCTCATCCAAACGATCATCACATCTCGAAACCttcaaggaagaaaaaggaTAGGGTAGTAGAATTGGTGGAGGTAGATGGTAAGAAAGTTAGTAAGACATCGACCGGGAAAAGAAAGTTTCATAATAAATCCAAGAATGGATGTGACAATTGTAAACGGAGAAGAGTTAAGTgtgatgaattgaaaccAACATGCCAGAAATGCATCAATATGAATTTGGAATGTGTTTACTCCATGCCAAAACCAAGGAAGGCAAAGGGAAGTTCAACAAGTGTTAGATATGTAACTCATAAGCAGATGACCTCCGAGGATGATGAGCAGGGGCAAGACGGTGAAGAATCAATGCATTCTTCCTCGACAAGAAATAATTCACTTTCAGATTCCAATGGTCttaatccaaataataataataataacgtTTCTATTTCGGAAATACAGCAACAGACGATCGCAAGAttacaacagcaacaacaaatgCAACAGCAGCAATTACAGCAGCAACTAGAACAGcttcaacaattgaaacaattacaaCAGCAAAATGTTATGAATTCTACCACCACAACACCGTTCCCCATATCTCCAGTGAGACAAAGTGAACCATCACCAATAAATACTGGTTCTAATGGTATAGATGGATTATTATTGCCTCCCTTAATAGCAGGAACATCAAATAAACAACAATCACCaccatcattattgaagaatttgagCAATTCTGGGTTCGATTTAACGAATAGTCCCGGCATGTTATCCTTTTCAGGTTCGAATATGTCGATAGGTTTGGCAAATCTTATAAATCCAAACAAGATGGCTTCCTTTTCCCAATTTAATCCGGCAAGTTTAAATAATGGAGCTTTATCGCAACTAAGTAAACTTGGTCTCAACATAGGTTCCATGTTACCACCAAATATTGATATATCTTCACTAGTGTCTAATATTACCTCGGGCTCAGGATTTGATCTTAATGCTTTACTAGGAACCAAAGTTAACCCTAATTCAACGAGAGCTGTCAAGGCAAGTACTGCAGAAGAAGCATTGGCTAATATGCAAGAACATCAGGAACAAATTACCAACCAAGATAATACTAATACAAATGTACCTAACACAACACCACTCCTGAACAATAATCCAACAATGTTACCATCAATGACACCAACTGTGAGAGCCACCTCCTTAACTGTGGAAAGTAATGACAACAATGATCCGTCATTGAGTCAATCTGCATCAGATTCTCCATCTTCCACCACtgcatcatcatcattatccGCATCATCACCTTCATCTTCTCATGGcagatcttcttcttccacaAATGTAGGTGATTCCACCGATTCTAAGCCATTAATACCAAAGTTATTACAATTATCGCCAAAGGTAAATTTAAACCTAGTTGAGTTAAAATTGTTCCATCATTATTGCACCAAAGTTTGGCCAACAATAATATCAGCAGGAATCTCAGGCCCAGACGTCTGGGGTACATATATTCCAGAGTTAGCCTTCGATTACCCATTCTTAATGCATTCTCTTTTAGCATTTAGTGCAACACACTTATCAAGGACAGAGTCAGGGTTAGACAACTATGTTTCAAGCCATAGACTAGATGCATTGAAGTTGCTAAGGGAAGCTGTACTGAATATTTCCGATGAGAACACAGATGCACTCGTAGCCAGTGCTTTGattttaataatggattCTCTGGcaaattcatcttcttcaagtcCAACAAATGTGAATACTATGTCACCATCAGCATGGATTTTCCATGTGAAGGGTGCAGTTACGATATTAACAGCGGTGTGGCCACTTCCagcaaaatcaaaatttgtAGATTTAATATCTGTAGATTTAAGTGATTTAGGCGATGTGTTCAATCGCGAAGATGGCACGATATCTGAACTAGTATGTTTCGATGAAACAATTTCTGATTTATACCCAGTGGAAATTGATTCTCCATATTTAATAACTTTGGCTTATTTAGATAAGCTACATCGTGAAAAGAATCAATTAGATTTCATTCTAAGAGTGTTTGCATTTCCAGCGTTACTAGATAAAACTTTCTTAGCTTTGTTAATGACAGGTGATCTAGGTGCCATGAGAATAATGAGGAGCTATTATAAATTATTGAGAGGCTTTACAACAGAAGTTAAGGATAAAGTTTGGTTCTTGGAAGGTGTATCTCAAGCATTGCCATCTGACGTTGATTCATATTCGGGAGGTGGTCAGCATATGATGTTAGATTTCTTAGGAGGTGGACTACCGTCAATGACAATGACGAATTTATCAGAATTGTTGTAA
- the ADY4 gene encoding Ady4p (ancestral locus Anc_8.427) codes for MPSVTGKLQNSNDYRPLESCFARSVIHLQKHLAKQQQYHEEFYEQLLVPIFDFYPMDILKQLFNEENQKKVVRYLQEELKRYPELDLKTGPHYVAKTIKNDLSSMDSEYIISKIKLILITKAIDGVCRFLNYSYEEGLHEFRKCLQFVYYLKNIPLQTNQKYINFIRQYELTISLYCGECIINYVKMKGNRWSKDECLKGQLDEVGILQSLLCGIVDNMDLLATTYRGVKDKYVLSQIFQQVGDIHEVIAILKGNYSEYEQEHSLNNFALSVDNEDIANMIPKYIISMTFKPSGDSSALYCLDKIIEGIVLYGEFQVEIIKFFVDLRLFYQQAYNWIEADVIIYRDELMEECVLFAKKIIEDWERFNDTTKLDRQSITTHLPRILLKTLRGSIIMVEEISDIESDSDNETSSQMISNHKYKYEIISKLKFMKLRVKQKWNDGIHSRHSHKSDKYKKRWDLGVEWIRLWQKGYSEHNDTKVDGMATFLLEQF; via the coding sequence ATGCCATCGGTAACTGGAAAGCTGCAAAATAGTAATGACTATAGACCTCTAGAAAGTTGCTTTGCCAGAAGCGTGATACATCTACAGAAACATCTCGCtaaacaacaacaatatcatGAAGAATTTTATGAACAGTTACTTGTCCCAATCTTCGATTTTTATCCAATGGATATTTTAAAGCAGCTCTTTAATGAGGAGAACCAAAAAAAAGTGGTACGTTATTTGCAGGAAGAACTGAAGAGGTATCCGGAGTTAGATTTAAAGACAGGTCCTCATTATGTAGCAAAGACAATCAAGAATGACCTCAGCTCAATGGATTCTGAATAtataatttccaaaataaaattaattctAATCACTAAGGCAATTGATGGTGTCTGTCgatttttaaattatagCTACGAGGAAGGTTTGCACGAATTTCGAAAATGTTTACAATTTGTTTactatttgaaaaatattccCCTTCAAACAAATCAAAAgtatattaatttcataCGCCAATATGAACTTACAATTTCTCTTTACTGTGGCGAATGTATCATTAATTATGTAAAAATGAAAGGTAATAGGTGGTCCAAGGATGAATGTTTGAAGGGACAATTAGATGAAGTGGGTATTTTACAAAGTTTACTTTGCGGTATTGTTGATAATATGGATTTACTTGCAACGACTTATCGTGGTGTCAAGGACAAGTATGTCCTTAGtcagatttttcaacaaGTTGGCGATATTCACGAAGTGATAGCAATTCTGAAGGGTAATTATTCTGAGTACGAACAAGAGCACTCCTTGAATAATTTCGCATTAAGCGTcgataatgaagatattgcAAATATGATCCCAAAATATATCATCTCAATGACTTTTAAGCCAAGTGGAGATTCATCGGCCCTTTATTGTTTGgataaaataattgaaGGCATTGTTCTGTATGGAGAATTTCAAGTAGAGataatcaaatttttcGTTGATTTACGACTATTTTATCAACAAGCTTATAATTGGATCGAGGCAGATGTTATCATTTATCGAGATGAACTAATGGAAGAATGTGTTTTATTTGCTAAAAAGATAATAGAAGACTGGGAACGCTTTAATGACACTACTAAATTGGATAGACAAAGTATAACGACACATTTGCCACGAATTCTATTGAAGACTTTGAGAGGTTCAATTATAATGgttgaagaaatatctGATATTGAAAGTGACAgtgataatgaaacaagCAGTCAAATGATATCAAATCAcaaatataaatatgaaATCATTTCTAAGCTgaaatttatgaaattaagaGTTAAGCAGAAATGGAATGATGGTATTCACTCTCGTCATTCACATAAATCtgataaatataaaaaacGCTGGGATTTAGGAGTTGAATGGATACGCCTTTGGCAGAAGGGATATTCTGAACATAATGATACTAAGGTTGACGGAATGGCGACCTTCCTTCTAGAACAGTTCTAA
- the BUR2 gene encoding Bur2p (ancestral locus Anc_8.429), which yields MDLKNNSTIPTDGKIESKPPLEKKLSNGAVSSTTSNATNSNSTNAATPKTFNSRLLWPDIIKTPENSWTFTCKEIIDRLGTDPHSAADTKKNMENCLMYFYTLKKKLNLFDHSYTAACILFFRYWYAYGLPPVYVDCIHMSQAILVSACKVMENNRPIDMYVKATAEFLSHSSNNRMQKNIDKLKWDVRDKLVTNEKKFMCLFGFDLNFENPKEIIEEIFSAYYRYNRDFDLPDEFTKVFPKILQQVRSFIVQAVTQPVSLLCDGYSFIALALIYCGLQYKNQVDKDFKFPKNFFKERFPISVTSKKMNELFTDYRILEDNFFNLKSNKGDKLQISVDDIDGIIDEANGTEAERVADPYDYDLIKSGEVKQELLDHIEVRVRELFEKTIAENKKRHKTGDESHSEPPEKKIKV from the coding sequence atggatttgaagaataataGTACCATACCCACTGATGGAAAAATAGAGTCCAAACCACCGTTAGAGAAGAAACTTTCCAATGGTGCAGTATCATCAACCACTAGCAATGCTACGAACAGCAATAGCACAAACGCTGCAACACCTAAGACATTCAATTCAAGACTATTATGGCCTGATATTATAAAGACACCAGAAAATTCATGGACTTTTACATGCAAAGAGATAATAGATAGACTGGGGACCGATCCTCATAGTGCTGCAGATACCAAGAAGAACATGGAGAATTGTCTGATGTATTTTTACactttaaagaagaaattaaatttatttgatcaTTCTTATACGGCAGCATGCATTCTATTTTTCAGATATTGGTATGCTTATGGATTGCCACCGGTATACGTTGATTGCATTCATATGTCACAAGCCATCTTAGTTAGTGCATGTAAGGTGATGGAGAATAATAGGCCAATCGACATGTATGTGAAAGCGACCGCTGAATTCTTGAGCCATTCGTCGAATAACAGGATGCAAAAGAACATAGACAAGTTGAAATGGGACGTCAGAGATAAATTAGTAACCAAcgagaagaaatttatgTGTCTTTTTGGatttgatttaaattttgaaaaccCAAAGGAGATAATCGAAGAGATATTTAGCGCATACTATAGATACAATAGAGATTTTGATCTTCCGGATGAATTTACTAAAGTTTTCCCTAAGATATTACAGCAGGTTAGAAGTTTTATCGTCCAGGCCGTGACACAGCCCGTGTCATTGCTATGTGATGGATATTCCTTTATTGCATTGGCTTTGATATACTGTGGGCTACAATATAAGAACCAGGTGGACAAGGACTTTAAGTTTCCAAAGAACTTTTTTAAGGAGAGGTTTCCAATCTCTGTTacttcaaagaaaatgaacGAGTTGTTTACGGATTATAGAATATTAGAagataattttttcaatttaaaaaGTAACAAGGGAGATAAACTTCAAATAAGtgttgatgatattgatgggATAATAGATGAAGCAAATGGCACAGAGGCGGAACGGGTTGCTGATCCATACGATTACGATTTGATTAAATCAGGGGAAGTTAAGcaagaattattagatcATATTGAGGTTAGAGTTAGGGAATTATTCGAAAAGACAATTGCAGAAAATAAGAAACGACATAAAACAGGCGATGAATCTCATTCAGAACCACCCgaaaagaagataaaaGTTTGA
- the IFH1 gene encoding Ifh1p (ancestral locus Anc_8.434), whose translation MVGNKSPRKQLGGKLPANVEKLKRGQTSMRPRRFSLIYSSDSSSLSDVSEESTTNTQRKKTATKGKKMSNNATGKRSKLIQSKNDDEEGTESSDYEAIVSGNESDSDEEDESDTTSSDSDDDNIDFVKLTAQRKKRAMKALSAIKRNNGKEQTSSAVQSSDSEEEVTTNPKEQPSVAISKSTFNDIELSREDVGEEVASSTSKDYSAPIKSSAILDTVDQLNVPTFSESDESEYDIDHDTYFNVIHNDDEEDLNNNSSGEIDTGLETGEDDLPILHQEEQNIVTELQNDDELSFDGSIHEEGEDPADLEDTRNTFQNFNNEDDEEDEEEDEIMTDFDIPFYEDPKFANLNYYEDGTEPRLSLSTSLPLILNDEKRIKLQKKQAKKLEREERIKRRKQLRKRLREKNQTRSHDLDSDEYIFGVFFQSDNEYDAHSGKDPLARYTSKNHILKHNTQSNLESPLKRLGALSDYDISSDEDDSDILLNEAHIPSADDHSHIHGHSDGASLTSESLQLALDDELDDDDDDDSSVTNVFIDIDDLDPDSFYFHYDDEDFSSSGSNLSDDDKLNNANGTSAEAVEPIVYVDDESTDEDDNLPPPSSRSKNIGSKAKEIVSANVVGLRPPKLGTWETDNKPFSIIDGLSTKSLYALIQEHQQLHEQHQRAQSPDLRKSDTNSVTNGEELTLNELLNMSELEDDDNDPETQPSAWYNDKPTVPLSAFRNKGINTVMDDEYMMPSLSTRKAPIGYVGNERTRRKIDKMKELQRKKTEKKRQLKKKRKLLKIRRERQRLEKEKSLMENALPEEPRKGDEPHIITNPDMHDMPNSNDLSGLHDLQTPESVGGTMTPSLSRKNSVKSVGLDEIHEILGKDDNDLLDTGDNDLLYDGANIDDTAVIGDADADILASLTAPVQFNDFDNGAPAWRRRQSIAEAAAENLRFTKNGLFSETALADIEGIIGNGSSNGAFNFNEVLQ comes from the coding sequence ATGGTAGGAAATAAAAGTCCTCGGAAACAACTCGGAGGCAAATTACCTGCCAATGTGGAAAAACTGAAACGGGGACAAACTTCGATGAGGCCCAGAAGGTTCAGCttaatttattcttctgattcatcatctttaaGTGATGTTTCAGAGGAGAGTACTACAAATACACAAAGGAAGAAAACTGCTACTAAGGGAAAGAAAATGTCAAATAACGCTACAGGGAAAAGAAGTAAACTGATACAAAGTAAGAATGATGACGAAGAGGGCACCGAATCGTCTGACTACGAAGCCATAGTCTCAGGCAATGAAAGTGACagtgatgaagaagatgaaagtgACACGACCAGTTCTgattctgatgatgataatatcGATTTTGTCAAATTGACGGctcaaagaaagaaaagagcAATGAAGGCGTTGTCAGCAATTAAGAGAAATAACGGTAAAGAACAGACAAGTTCTGCTGTACAATCATCAGACTCGGAAGAAGAGGTGACCACAAATCCAAAAGAACAACCTTCCGTAGcaatttccaaatcaacATTTAACGATATAGAGCTTAGCAGAGAAGATGTTGGAGAAGAGGTCGCATCTTCTACTTCAAAGGACTACTCTGCTCCAATAAAATCATCAGCAATTTTAGACACTGttgatcaattgaatgTCCCTACCTTTTCAGAAAGTGACGAATCCGAATATGACATAGATCATGATACCTACTTCAATGTGATACATAACgatgacgaagaagatttaaataataattcctCAGGTGAAATTGATACTGGATTAGAAACCGGAGAAGATGACCTGCCCATTCTAcatcaagaagaacaaaatatagTTACAGAGCttcaaaatgatgatgaactCTCATTTGACGGGAGTATCCATGAAGAAGGGGAAGATCCTGCCGATTTGGAAGATACACGAAATacattccaaaattttaataatgaggatgatgaggaagatgaagaagaggatgagATAATGACTGATTTTGATATTCCATTTTACGAAGATCCAAAATTTGCAAACCTAAATTATTATGAGGACGGCACAGAACCACGATTGAGTTTGAGTACATCTCTACCACTGATACTAAACGATGAAAAACGGATCAAATTGCAGAAGAAGCAAGCTAAAAAATTGGAGAGAGAAGAACGtataaagagaagaaagcAATTAAGGAAAAGACTAAGGGAAAAAAATCAAACTAGAAGTCACGATTTAGATAGtgatgaatatattttcggagtattctttcaaagtgataatgaatatgaTGCCCATTCTGGTAAAGACCCTCTTGCAAGATACACATCTAAGAATCATATTTTGAAGCATAACACTCAATCCAATTTAGAATCACCACTAAAACGTTTAGGTGCGTTATCAGACTATGATATTTCAtcagatgaagatgatagtGATATTCTTCTAAATGAGGCTCATATACCGTCTGCAGACGATCACAGTCATATACATGGTCACTCTGATGGTGCATCATTAACTTCAGAAAGTTTACAACTAGCattggatgatgaattagatgatgacgatgatgatgacagTAGTGTGACAAACGTTtttattgatattgatgatttggATCCAGATTCCTTCTATTTCCattatgatgatgaggatttctcttcttcaggAAGTAACCtatctgatgatgataagtTAAATAACGCCAATGGTACAAGTGCGGAAGCTGTAGAGCCTATTGTTTATGTCGATGATGAATCTACCGATGAAGACGATAATTTACCACCTCCCAGCTCAAGAAGTAAGAATATTGGATCGAAAGCCAAAGAAATTGTTAGCGCAAATGTTGTTGGATTACGGCCTCCAAAATTGGGTACTTGGGAAACGGACAATAAACCATTTAGCATCATCGATGGACTATCGACAAAATCATTATATGCATTAATACAAGAACATCAACAATTACATGAACAGCACCAACGAGCTCAAAGCCCAGATCTTCGTAAAAGTGATACCAATTCGGTGACAAatggtgaagaattaaCATTAAATGAGCTTTTAAATATGAGTGAattagaagatgatgacaaTGATCCTGAGACTCAACCGTCCGCTTGGTATAATGATAAGCCAACAGTGCCACTATCCGCATTCAGAAATAAAGGTATAAATACTGTTATGGACGATGAGTATATGATGCCTTCTTTGTCAACCAGAAAAGCTCCAATTGGCTATGTAGGTAATGAAcgaacaagaagaaaaattgataagatgaaagaattgcaaagaaaaaagacggagaagaaaaggcaactaaagaaaaagagaaaactattgaaaattaGGAGAGAAAGACAACGTctagaaaaggaaaaatctttaatgGAGAATGCTCTACCTGAGGAGCCACGCAAAGGAGATGAACCACATATTATCACCAATCCGGATATGCATGATATGCCAAATTCCAACGACTTATCTGGGCTTCATGATTTACAGACTCCCGAAAGCGTAGGAGGAACTATGACTCCATCATTGTCTAGAAAGAACTCAGTAAAAAGTGTCGGTCTTGACGAAATTCATGAGATATTGGGTAAGGACGATAACGACTTGTTAGACACCGGAGACAACGATCTCTTATACGACGGTGCCAATATTGATGATACTGCAGTTATTGGAGATGCTGATGCTGATATCTTAGCTTCATTGACGGCCCCAGTCcaattcaatgatttcGACAACGGTGCTCCAGCTTGGAGACGTAGGCAAAGTATTGCAGAGGCAGCGGCTGAAAACCTTCGTTTTACAAAAAATGGACTGTTTAGTGAAACAGCCTTGGCAGATATCGAAGGTATTATCGGTAATGGTTCTTCAAATGGTGCATTCAACTTTAATGAAGTTCTACAATAA